Genomic window (Paenibacillus sp. PK3_47):
AAGCCGGTTATTCTTGCTACAAATCTGCACTGGTACTCCCCTGAAGGGATCGCAAATATTTATAAAAAACGTTGGCAAATTGAAGTCTTTTTTCGTTGGATAAAGCAGCATTTAAACATTCCGAGACTATTTGGAACGACGGAAAACGCAGTGTATGGACAGTTGTACATGGCTTTATTGGTTTATGTTTTGCTTAAATTTCTGTTTGAACAAGGAAACGCTACCGTACATTTTAGCGCTAAATTAACATTTGCCGACTTTGACCGGTTATTTACATTGCAAACATTACCGCTGGAGTGGAGGATTTACTTAGCCGATGCCGCGGATATAATTACCAGAATATAGATAATCAACAGGCCTAGAGGAAATCCAATTAAGCTATAGAGCAGCCGGCCTCCGAAACCCTTGCAACCTCTCTAACGGACCGAGGATCTCTTATTTCCTCCATATGTACTATTTTAGGCAGCTAACGGACACCAGTTCCTTTATTTATGGTATCTTGCCACGAAAAGGTCTGTTACTGACGAAATAAGGGAACTACGGTCCGTTAGCACAGGGAAAAGCCCCTAAATGGGCAAATAAGGGAACTACAGTCCGTTACAGTCTGAAGGTCGCTAGTGGGTTTATAAAGGAAGGTTTGTAAGACAAGCTCAGTAGTTAAATTCAAAATCACCTGTTCATCGAAGTGATTTATTCCGCATAATTAATGCCGTGTAATTTTACGTGGAATAGAGGGTAGCAGGGGACATTATTGGAAAACTATTAGGCCTGTTGATTATCTATATTCTGGTAATTATATCCGCGGCATCGGCTAAGTAAATCCTCCACTCCAGCGGTAATGTTTGCAATGTAAATAACCGGTCAAAGTCGGCAAATGTTAATTTAGCGCTAAAATGTACGGTAGCGTTTCCTTGTTCAAACAGAAATTTAAGCAAAACATAAACCAATAAAGCCATGTACAACTGTCCATACACTGCGTTTTCCGTCGTTCCAAATAGTCTCGGAATGTTTAAATGCTGCTTTATCCAACGAAAAAAGACTTCAATTTGCCAACGTTTTTTATAAATATTTGCGATCCCTTCAGGGGAGTACCAGTGCAGATTTGTAGCAAGAATAACCGGCTTTCCTTTGGGATCTTTAAGAATGACCACCCGAAACCGGTTCTCGGAAAGAGCCTTCTTTTTGCCCAATTGGCAGGTTAAATCCTGCTCAATACTTCCGGAAAATGGACGCTTTCGGTGTCGGGAAATCGGATTCGTAAATGTAGTATTATTGTGAAGCCGAATCACAAAGTATTGTCTATCCTCCCGTGCTTGGTACAGGTCAAACAACTTGTGTTTACCGTAAGAGCGGTCTGCAACTAAAATATATTGGCTATCCAGCAAGTCTTTGCAACTATTCAAATCATGCTCTTTACCTGTCGTTTCGGTGACTTTGTGCAGCTCCATCCGGTCGCCAATGATTCCTGCATGTAGCTTAACGCCGGCTTTTTCGCCTTTAATCGGAGCCCAAGGCAGCCGGCCCAGACCTACAGAAATGGTAGTGGAATCAACGATGAGCAGTTCCTTTGGAATGCCGAGTTTACGCTTCGTTTTTCGGTTACACAGTCCAATCATTACATTCAGCAAACGCTTGAATAATTCATAAGGAACGTCTTTGGCTTTTTTGGAAAGGGTGGAGTGATTCACAGAACTTAGCCCGCTAAGAGCCATTCGTTGTACCCCATCCCGGTATCCCTTCCACTGCTGGAAGGCAGCTTCGCCCAAGAAGAGAAGTAAATCATAGACCGTAAATTTTCGTCCCACATCGACATAATTTAATTCTTCGAGGATGGGACGTAATTTTTCTTCAGGAATCACTAATTGCAGAATATTCGATAATGAAGTAGACTTTTTCATGAGGTCGCCTCGTTTCGGATGGTTTGTAGGGGTACAAACACTTTACCGAATGAGCGGCCTTTTTGCTACCTTTTTTTGGTTAATCAACAGGCCTAGATTTCCTCCACCTAATTCCGTTATTTTTCATAAATCATGATAGTTAGTTGGAAAACCTCCATCTATTTCGCGCCATAATCACCATTTGGGAGTCATTCGGTACTTTTAACTGGAGTTTTTCCCACTAACTGCGTAATTTCGTTGTTTAATGAAGAATTAGCTGGAGAAAATCCAGTTGGTTGGGCAGCTGATTGAGTAGTTGGTCGTTGCTTAGGTAGCTAATTGGGATAGTTGGTTGAGTAGTTGGTTGGGGAATTGGTTGGTTAGTTGCTCATTAGTTGGAGACTGCTCTATAGCTTAATTGGAATTACTCCACCTAATTCCGTTATTTTCCACAAATCATACTAGTTAGTTGGAAAACCTCCCTTTATTTCGCGCCATAATCACCACTGCGGAGTTATTCGGTACTTTTAACTGGAGTTTTTCCCACTAACTGCGTAATTTCGTTGTTTAATGAAGAATTAGCTGGAGAAAATCCAGTTGGTTGAGTAGTTGGTTGAGTAGTTGGTTGAGTAGCTAGTT
Coding sequences:
- a CDS encoding IS4 family transposase translates to MKKSTSLSNILQLVIPEEKLRPILEELNYVDVGRKFTVYDLLLFLGEAAFQQWKGYRDGVQRMALSGLSSVNHSTLSKKAKDVPYELFKRLLNVMIGLCNRKTKRKLGIPKELLIVDSTTISVGLGRLPWAPIKGEKAGVKLHAGIIGDRMELHKVTETTGKEHDLNSCKDLLDSQYILVADRSYGKHKLFDLYQAREDRQYFVIRLHNNTTFTNPISRHRKRPFSGSIEQDLTCQLGKKKALSENRFRVVILKDPKGKPVILATNLHWYSPEGIANIYKKRWQIEVFFRWIKQHLNIPRLFGTTENAVYGQLYMALLVYVLLKFLFEQGNATVHFSAKLTFADFDRLFTLQTLPLEWRIYLADAADIITRI